The window ATTTCTGTTCCCACTCATTATAACAGCGAAAGAAAACgactactcagatgctagcCTGATCAGTAGCGTCGCACTTGGAGGAGGGgctggagggcgcgcgccgcaccgtGGAGACTCATGGAAGATCGTATCTTTCTGGGCGTCCTTTTTCTTGTCCGTTCGTTCTCCTCAGGAGGCGAGTATGAGACCGTGGCGGTCGACTGTCCGCTCTTTCGGCGCGAAGCTCTCATTGTCGTCCGTTGGAACCTCGTGACGCATGTTCCGGACGCCTACGCGCCCGTTCTGTTGCTGCAGGCTCTGCGCTggcgcacgcgagaaaagggcggcgcccccgcggccgctgctggcgaagGCCCTTCAGAGAGTCTCcccacggcggcggaggcggcccgcgcggcagccgaaagggcgcggcgcggcgagacggcgggCGACAGCTCTGCCGACGCCGGACCCGAAGGGTCCCAcacagagggaggaggcgatggGGACAGCTGCATGCTCAGAGTGGACGAAGGCGTTTGGATAGAAGACCGAAACCTCAGCGTAGAGAGGAACGAGGAAGCAGGTCAGACCGAGCTTCCGCGCGACTCCACCTCTCTTCGCTatgtctgcgcctgccggccgggcttcgcggcggcaaAATCGCGATCCAAAGCGCCGCGGTgtcctgcatgcgcctttCTACGCAGTCTGCTGTCGCTTCAGTTCTACCTGTCccctgcggctcgcggcgttgCGGCGCGTGCAAGCTCCCTGTacgccgaggcgcttgcgAGGCTCGGCCTTCTAcagggccgcgcggctcgacgGTCTGGCGGCGTAGGCGACGTTCCTCCTCCCACTCGTGCTGTCGGTGCTGGAGCGGCTGACGGCGAAGGaaagagcgcggcggcgaacgcgctgTCGGTCGGGGGCTCGTGtcgagcggcagccgctgcactcGCGGGTCGAAGCTGCGCACGCACGTTCAGAGTTTCCGCCGTCCGCGTAGGACGCCGAGTGATTGTGAATGCCTGTCTTGGCCCTCTGGGGGCGCCTgagcctccgcaggcgaccagccgcagcgagggagacgcgagcgTTGTGCTCGAGGCCGAGTCGCCCgtaggcgccgcggaggcagtgCCAACGGCGGCACTCTCTGGGCTTATCGTGCGCAGCATTCGACAGGTTTTGGCTGACAGCCGCCCTTCCGCGTGTGCTCCTTCTTGCAGTGGAAAGGCGGAGACCGTGATGAATGGCACACGTCCTCAACGAAACAACCTCCTGCTGCCTGTCACGCATGCGCTTCTGGTTTGGTTCGGTCATCCGGCATCGGCACCGAGCGGGCAGTCGGCCTCCAGCTCGCCCCCCACatcgcgcggcgaaggcatgGCGGAAGGCGGTGATGGCGCGCAAAATGGACGGGTTTCCGGCGAAGTCTTTCCCCAGAtggccggcgcggaggcctcgcgtTCTGCGGCTGGCTCCGTTCCGTGTGGCGATGCTTCGCTAgcgtcctctccgtcgcggaCTCTCTCCACAGACGCACTGGTGTGCGGCAACAAAGTCGGCGTTGAGCAGGTCCTGCGCGACCTGCAGGCCTCGGGTCGCCACGCGTTTCCGGTCACGTCGCTCTTTGCGTCTTTGCCGGATAACGTCACCAGAGGTGTCTCTGGCTCGGATACGGTCTCTCGCGTCCTGAGGCTTTTGGTAGAactcgaggacgacgcgacgGTTGCAGGGGCAGCTGGGGGGACGGACGTGTTTCTGGGCCGAGCGCCCGCCTCGTGCTCGCAGTCCAAcggcgcgtcttcggctTTTTTTTATCGCCGTTCCCGCGCACTCACGCAGTCGTTCGACACCCGCTCCCTCAACCTCTGGCTGCCTGCCTTGCGGCTGCTTCCTGCGGCGCCACAGCCGCTacgcagcgaagaaaacgagtcAGAAGTCAGAGCCGAGGCAGATCGACGGCGGGAAGCAGCGAGCCTCGACGCGGACGCCCgaggccctccgcgcgcggccgcggcctaCTGCCCATTTTCGGTCTCTAGCAGATCGTGTCACGCGGCACAGTGCGTTGGGCACGAGCAAGCGTGGGAGTGGGGAGTGCGGCCTTGCGGCGATTCATCTTCAAATGCAGGAACCGGTCGGCGCGATGCGGCTTTCTCCACaagcgcgtcctcgcgctcgctcgcgcggctcgtcgcctctcgcccgctgccgcacaCGGAAATCTCCCTGGGGGCCGTCTCCGGGCACGTTCCCCACTCCGGTTGTCTTCCTCGTTCGCCTTGTGCCctgagcgcgccgcccgctgaCTGTcagtctcgcgcggcttcgccttcctcctcgtctgcgctcaGCTACGCTCCGCTCCCGCTCTCTgcccccgccggcggcgactctCTCCGTCGAGGCGCGCAACCTGACGCCACCGCcacgcgcccgtcgccgcccgccggtcAGGTggagccgacggcggcggcgctgcagctgctgagtGGCGCGGACCTTGCTCTGGAGGTTGCGATGGCAAGTCGCAACCTGTTGCACGCCATGCGACTGGCGGGAGCCAAGGCTACGCCGAAAGTCGGAGAAGATAGCGGAGTGGATGAAGAAGACCAagccagcgacgaggaggaggaggagtgtggggaggcggcagccacggacggagaagacgcgatggagggcagcagcggcgagggcagcagcggcgaggcggtgcATCTGACCAGCGTGgtgcctcttccgcctcctctggtGTTTGCCTTCTTGAGCCTGTCGGAGGCAAATTGTCTCTTGCAGGCGAATGCCGTCCCTGGCCTGTCGCCCTCCAGGGACGCAGCACGTCAACCAGACGATGGGAAACAGATGCTCGAGGACGGGCACGCGAACCCCGgaagagctgcgccgcggagcccacGCGAAGAGAtctcggcgagcgccgcatgcgctgaCGAGCGTGTcgaggctcgcgcctcgtccgcagTAGTGGGGTCTATTCTcgcaggcgtccgcgctcAAGTCGAGTCGCACTTTGGACGCCTGCCGTGCGATTTTGCCGCACAACGGATCTCGAGGCCTAGCAAAGCCGTTCCTCAAAGGCGTGACGACGAGGAAAGCGCGCTGATGTCTCCGCCCCGTGGAGCCCCGGGGCTGGTCTGCTGTCTGTGCTCGTCTCGTGGCGCCAACTGCGCCCTTGTCGCCCCTTCCGCGCCGTCCGGTTCCTCGTCCTGcttcgtttccttctccagcgcctcgtcttcttcgccgactTGCGTGATGTCGTCGCTCGAAAGCCCTGCGTACTGCGCGCAGTGCCTGGGCACGGAGTCGCTTGCGGTGCCTGCACATCTGAGTGGAGTgcaggggggcgggaggATCGCGTTGTGGCCTCTCGGAGTTCGAGGCGAaaacgccgcggcctcgcgagaCGCTTCTAGCACGCCAGTAAcccccgcggcggacggAAGAGAGGCTGGGGCGTCACGGAACAGGCCCGAGGTCGCCGCCGTGAGCTCCCACAGGCCTTTCGTCGCGGCGGTGTTTTTGGAGGGCTGCAAACGCAAGAGGCAACCGAGAGACGCGATTggtggcgcgcgcgaggaaaggCGCGGTGCTTGCGACTGTGAAGCGGATAACGGGGGAGTAGAAGGGCCTGAGGAGGACGAACGCAGAgtcgcagagccgcggagacgaggcgaatCAGAGGTGTGGAGTCTCAGTGTCTCTGGAGACAGGGCGCGAGGAAGGTGGGTAAGAACTGTGAGGCGCTCCCCTTCGACAGAAGCAACGAACGCGAGATCCTTGCGGGGCGGCGCAAGCAAGAGGACAGAACAGGACATGTTTTTGAGCGAGCCAAGGAACGAGGAGAGCGTagtcgcgcagagagcggcgtgcCCGTGCATgctggaggacgaggagaagcacagagctgcagcgagaaCCCACCCGAGCTGGCGACTCGACTTGAACTTCTCAGCTGTACTGAGAAAAACGCGGAGCACGCAGCAACAGctgagagaggcgagcgccgcgatgGCAGCGGGTGATCTGGGAGCTGActgggcggcggccgtcgttACGGCGgggcgagaagacggcggcggctgcttaAGAGCGGCAGAGGCACACATCGTGGAGATTCATATCGGTGCGGAGAATGAGACTCACGCAGGGGGGAGATCAGCTCAAGAGGACGATGCGCAGTGGCTCGGAGTGCTGGTGAAGGGCGCCGTGGACGCTGTGCTGACGCTGCGACGCTGgacggctgccgcgccggcgagccctGAGGCGTTGAGGACGGCACAGCAGTCCCGAGAGAACGACGAATTCAACGACGCGTCTCACGCGACGCGAGACTGTGTCAACGCTCTGGCGGATGGAGGATGGTGCGCGTACGTTCTGTATGTTCCATCGTCCGTGTCTGCCTCGCATGCAACGGGAAGCACGTGGGAGACTTCGTtccggcgcgccttcgctgcagctCTCTGCGATTGCATCGCACAGGAAACCGCGACCTCCAATGAGGAGTTGATTTACTTGCCCGTCCCAGCGGTATCCGAGGCGGAAGGGGGGAGTGATACGCCCTCACCTGTTTGTGATGCGAGAGGACAAAGGACCGTCGCAGAGAAAAATCTGGCGACTAAACGCGCAGCCTCCCCTGCGAGTCCGGAGAGACAGatctgcggcagcgtcgaCGCTTCGTTTCCTCCACAAGGCTCCTCGTGTGACTCCTCGtcaagcggcggcggaacgATTCCTTTATTTTTCCTTCCTGTCCACGCCTTAGaaaagcgagaaggcggcatGCCGCGCGCTCAGGTTGTCATCGTCAGAGACGGGAGCCACGCGTgtgcgcgctctgcgccttcagTCCCcactggaggcgcagagctcTGAATGAGTCGTGTGTTCCCAGTCCGCGGTCGCGAACAGGCAGAGGATGACCTTTTCCTTTTCCGAGGAGACAGTCTCCTTTCCGTTTGCCTGCTAAGACGCAGGCCTTACGCAGCTAGCCTCATCGCGGACGCGTCACTGTCTAGGGGCTTTAATCGACCCCCGTTGGAGGCCTTCCTATGGGGCTGAAGCGACTTGGCTGTCGCCTCCAGAGTGCATGCATGACTCGGCTTGTTTCTGCATTTCCCCTTCTGGCATGAGCATGCGGAACGAGTCTTAATTTGAGTGGGCAGTGCTTCCCTCGGAACGCATCCCTTTTCGACTTTCCACCTCCGAACGGCGGTGCGAATGCGCATCAGACTACACACGTGTCAGCAACCCCCCGTGGAACGCTCAGAAGCGTCTTCTGAACTGCGCTGGTGCGGCACGCCAGAGCATGTGGCTTCCGCAAAAACAACTAAACGAGAGGTTTGCTACTCGACTaccgaaggcgaagcggggGAGGGACCCGCGATGAAAAAATACCTCGCTTTtacacagaacctaatggtactaaAAAATAGGCGTCGCGTTtgttcttgggaaaacgacttccgaaccaccaatatatattggtacaaagaagttaccacattctccgtacaaagcaggcattaagaatAGGGTTAAAGGTTTTCTGTACGCCGGCTCCACGGAGAGTAGGGTCAGAGGAACGTTCTAGCCTGCGCAGGCCCCAGCAAATCGCAGCGGGAGTTTGGTGACGGTCGGCAGCGCCATCACACAGCAGTATAGGACAAGAGCACTCGTGCAGAGAGTACGGAAGATCTGTGGAACTTGCGAGGAGAGCCCGTTGAGAGTCGCCCCGTAGCTTCAGTGTGCGCGCTCGTCCTAGGCGCACGTCCGCTCCAGTCGTGTCAAATCACCTTTGCAGAGTCAGAGCTTCCGTTAGGAAGCGCCCCGCATGCGCTCGGGGCTCTAACAGGTCTCAAACAACACAGCATGGCGCCTTTACTCGCCCTCTGCCGGTACAGGCACCCGTGTGTACCTAGCGCTGAAGACCGACGGTGTCTCAGATCAGCGGAACGCAACTGAGAAGCGATACAGAATCGATGCACGCGTGGAAATGTGGCAAGGTTCACAAACCGGGGAAGCACCGGCTCAGGTCTGCCTCTGTTcactcgcgtctctcttcctcaGTGGGTGACAGCGCCACCGCCTCTCGTTCCCTCTCGCTTCTACgtgcgtgcgtctgcgcggggCTGTCCGCGACTCTCTCTGATCCCCGCCGCTTGCTGGAGGCACGCGCCTTTTGCGGTGCCGCCTGGCGGGCACACGTTCGTTATTCTTGACTGTTCGTGTGGCGTTTGTCCAGAAGAAACGGCAGACAACGAGCACTCACTGCGTCCCTCGTGAGCCACGGGGAGTCGAAACTCGGCGACGCAAGTGAAAAACGCAAGGGTGAGCACACACACGGAcacgctgcagagggagcagcagagaagcgcgaagaaaagacTCTCTCCGtgccgagaaggcggagcgAGAGCTAGAGAGGGGAAGACACAGACGAAGGACGCGACACCgggagcggccgcagcagcaggactGGCGCTCGAAAGAagaggcacacgcgcagacgacgctgaATGttgtcctctctctctctcaagTTCTCTTCTTGGCTTTACACATATGCGCGAGACAGCACACAGGCCCCCCGCCACGGGATTCGCTCCACTTTTGTTTTTTCTACAGCGTCACCTACGCACCAGCCACAAAAACACAAAGTCAATGTCGCACGGAAAGGACGGCAATCGCGCACAACCAGCCTACCGTAGCCCAAGTGAGCAAGGTTCCTCTGAAGAAGGTTTCAGCCCTCGCGCTCATGTCTTTCCTCCACGTTCTTCGCCTATGCATCATACACGGTATCACCACGAATTTGTCTGGATACGAAAGCAGACGTGAAAATGAATCACGCGTTCAACCCGCGTTCCGCGTTGGAAGAGACCGAGAGACGAAAGAAGACACAGACGGCCGACGAGACTGGAGACAAACGCACACCCTCCCTCTTTACCTGTAGATGTCCCTTCCTCGCTACAGAAGGCCACAGCCCTCTAGCCTGCcgctccccctcctcctcacAGTCACGTCCGAAGCACGTCGTACACGCAAGACAGTCCTGCTGCATTCTTCAgttgtctccgcttcgcaAGAGAAACAAAACTAGCTCCCTCGAAACAAAAGTGTAATCTCCACGAagcttccttcctctctactgctcgcgtccttctctcccctctctaaacactttctttcttctctaaGAAAAAAAACGGAATTCTTCGGCACTCGTGAAGAACTCCGCTCTTGGCTGACTCTTCCACGCGAATCAGAAGACCCACCCCGCTACCGAAGCAGACAGAAGCCGTCATTCCCCCTCTTTCTTGTCTCACTAAAAATACGAAGCACGGTCTTCCTCCAAGCGTGCTTGACGACCGAATCTACACGCTCACACAACGCAGTCTAGAAGACTGCATCCGGGCGGTTGCATCGTCGCAGTCAACGCGACTCGTCGCTCCTCCGCTCCTTCCTCCCACACAACACGAGCTCTCTCAGAGCTAAATCCCTTCCAGTCTACGCCCCGgctccttctccgctcgcctgtgtctgccccccgcctccccccccccccccgtccaCCGGTCCCTTGCCTGCTCGCCGCCCAAGAAGCCGGCTCGGGCTGCGTCCTGTTTGGCGGAAGTCCCATCAAAATTCGGGCGCACATCCACGCACTCCGCTTCGTCgacctcctctctcgctcgctctccgcccgcctccgcttcgcttcgAGTCTCGGGTCTGTCCGCTACTTTACAGGCTTGcaccgcctgcgctgccagAAAGCCAGACGCTTCCCGTCTGCGCAGAGGACTCAGGCGCCCCGCGGTTGGCGGTGGCAGCTGCTGACGTCGTCGAGCCGTTGCTGCTTGCAATGTCCTCCACGCCGGGATAGGCGAGGCCCTcctgctgcatgcagaggctcgcagccgcctgcgcgttcgccgcagcgcccagcGAGCAGACAGTTCCGGTGCTTGGGGACTGCACCACAGTGAAGGAGCCGAGCGacgtcgcgcccgccagcggcgcgttgcccagcggcgccgccgctccgcccACGCCCTGTGAGGAGACCGCGTGGTATCCGGGCgtcagcggcgcggctgccgctgccgcagtgaTGACGATGGGCGAGAAATTCTGGCccgtgccgccgctgctcgcagaggcggcaggcacCGCGGCAACCGCGGGGACGCCGGTGGTCGGAGCGCAAGaggggctcgccgcggctccaaAGAACGCGCCGGGGCCTtgcgacgaagacggcggcaggcgcggcgtcgtGCTCGAGTGCAGGACtccgctggaggcgccgcctgtgtctccgctgctgcctggcaAAGCCGACGCGGTGCTCGGGTTGCTGCCGCTGGTCATCACGCCTGACAGCTGCACCTGCGCAGGGGTCGACCCCTGCGACGCGAGGCCACTGTACGCATTCCCGGAGACGCCCCCGAAACTCTCAtacgcgcggctcgccgcagcggccgcagcggccgcttcctgctgctgctgaagaacGGCCGCCAAAGCGAGGTGGAGGGGCACCTGCTGCGTAGACGACGAGCCGACAGCTCCTGTCGAGAGCGACCGGGAAAATACCCCGCCGTTGttcgccgcagaagacatCTGCGCAtgttgctgcagctgctgcagctgctggtgCAACGCGAAAAGCTGCTGTGCGCTCGCGTTGGCGTGTGCGAAGGAAGTCGACCCTCCGGAGATACTCGAACCCGACGGCACCACACCTCCTCGCGAGTGCGGAAACCCCAAAAGAGGAGGTCCGGAAGCGTCTCCATTCCCCCCGTCGAGCTGACGTGGCTCATGTTGCCTGCACTTCCGTTCAACGCCGCCGCcatggctgccgccgcggccgccacagCCTGGCAGttcgcgcccggcgcctcaGCTCCCGGCGCGGGCACTGAcccctccgcgccctgcgggCTCGGGCCTTggtgcgcgccgcgaccgcccacGCCTCCCGAGGCCTGGttggccgctgcagctgcggctgctgccgctgcaatCGCCTCTTCAaaccgcgccgctgctgccgctgccgcagccgcggcgaccgccgcgtctgccgcggcggctgagctGGCAACTGGCGCTGCGTTCGCGCCCAGCGCGCCCGACGGTGGCAGCGGTCCCATTCCTACGGAGGACCGGCTTCCCAGTGGAGCCCCACGATTGGCgaccgcgctcgcggcggccaaggctgcggctgctgcggcgacgccgggcgacgccgaagacagATGAGGCGGCAGCTGGAAGTCGCCAAAGGAAGAGGGGAAGTTCGACGACGTGCCGTGAGAAGCATGCGCGGAGCCATGGTGCTGGCGGACGTCGCCCGAGAGCAGAGAGGCCAGGACGTtgtgaggcggcggcagacgtgcggagagagacgcgtgAGACGGCGCTCCCTGGTGCGCtccagaggccgcggggccCGCAGAGCCACTTCCGGACGCCACGGACGACGAGGGCTGCTCCGGAGCGAAAGACGACTCTGAGAAAAACCGAGAACAGAATCCAGATTCGCAGCATGCAGACCAAGCTCAAAACGAAACACGCACGCAAAACAAAAACGCGAGGTCGGTGCCAGAAAGCCCCCGCAGACGGATGTGCAGACATGCCCCTTCGTTAGTGCACTATGACACGCCCGTAAGGCTTGCAAGCGCCCACACAAGCACGAGCCCACATACGCCTGTAGAGGAGTATACATACGTGTAACGCGCCGCACAGAGGGAGTATGTACCAGATGAACGTACCGGAGGGCAAGGGCTGCTGGCGTTGGATTTCGTTGGAGACGTCCGCGATCGCTGGCGCGTTGACCGGAGCCTCGTCCAGCGAAAACTTCACGACGCTGCGACCCACCTGGAGGGCGACGTCTGAAAAAGTGCATCGCAGAGACAAGGCACCGAGACGAGCGCAAACGGCTGTTACACGCGCGACATCAGTACCTGCTGTCTACCAGCAAACCCCCATCAGCTGACACGCGTCCAgtgcgccgccagcagcccacaaacccccctcccgcctccGAGTCCCACaccccacccccccctctACCCCTCATTCCTTCCTGTTATCCTCTTCGAGCCACGGCGCCGGAAACAATAGTTCCCCCGTAAAGACGGCTCGATGCAAGCATATGCATATGGATGCATCCAACCCCCTCTGCCGCTCCAACACTGTCGTGTTTCGCGCCCTCTGGTGCCCAACATGAGGGAACGTCCGATACGACTCGAGTTTTGCGCCTCGTACCAACGTCGCCGATAGGGAAGGCTTtgcggagggagacgagggtGCCGAATTTCGAGTTGTGATCTTCAAGTTGGAAGTGCCCGTCGACAAACCGAATCGTCGCGTGATATCGCGAAATCGACACGTCGGGAATGCGGACATCCGACTCGTGGCCTCTGCCCTGCAAAGGCACACACACCAGCGCCGAGTCGAGGAGCCGTCAAATGCTGTGCGAAGAATGCACGTTGGCAACTGCACAACGCCGCTCTCAAGCCGCGTGGCCTTCTG is drawn from Besnoitia besnoiti strain Bb-Ger1 chromosome VI, whole genome shotgun sequence and contains these coding sequences:
- a CDS encoding hypothetical protein (encoded by transcript BESB_066310), with protein sequence MACLSRATSPPAPCAAAAPPPSSLSPARCSPCLASSSPSCAGAGALGCDFVALISGGKDSIYSIHYALALGHRLRCVAYLRPPPSVLEADSFMYQSVGAELVRGIAKCLQAPLFVRTIEGKPVATDSVAYQETVGDEVEDLLHLLKAVKKRFPSITAVTAGAILSDYQRQRVENVCQRLGLQPFFFLWHRAQGQLLREMAAWGLDAVLVKTAAWGLGARQLGETIGTLVPQFQKMDREFGFHQCGEGGEYETVAVDCPLFRREALIVVRWNLVTHVPDAYAPVLLLQALRWRTREKGGAPAAAAGEGPSESLPTAAEAARAAAERARRGETAGDSSADAGPEGSHTEGGGDGDSCMLRVDEGVWIEDRNLSVERNEEAGQTELPRDSTSLRYVCACRPGFAAAKSRSKAPRCPACAFLRSLLSLQFYLSPAARGVAARASSLYAEALARLGLLQGRAARRSGGVGDVPPPTRAVGAGAADGEGKSAAANALSVGGSCRAAAAALAGRSCARTFRVSAVRVGRRVIVNACLGPLGAPEPPQATSRSEGDASVVLEAESPVGAAEAVPTAALSGLIVRSIRQVLADSRPSACAPSCSGKAETVMNGTRPQRNNLLLPVTHALLVWFGHPASAPSGQSASSSPPTSRGEGMAEGGDGAQNGRVSGEVFPQMAGAEASRSAAGSVPCGDASLASSPSRTLSTDALVCGNKVGVEQVLRDLQASGRHAFPVTSLFASLPDNVTRGVSGSDTVSRVLRLLVELEDDATVAGAAGGTDVFLGRAPASCSQSNGASSAFFYRRSRALTQSFDTRSLNLWLPALRLLPAAPQPLRSEENESEVRAEADRRREAASLDADARGPPRAAAAYCPFSVSSRSCHAAQCVGHEQAWEWGVRPCGDSSSNAGTGRRDAAFSTSASSRSLARLVASRPLPHTEISLGAVSGHVPHSGCLPRSPCALSAPPADCQSRAASPSSSSALSYAPLPLSAPAGGDSLRRGAQPDATATRPSPPAGQVEPTAAALQLLSGADLALEVAMASRNLLHAMRLAGAKATPKVGEDSGVDEEDQASDEEEEECGEAAATDGEDAMEGSSGEGSSGEAVHLTSVVPLPPPLVFAFLSLSEANCLLQANAVPGLSPSRDAARQPDDGKQMLEDGHANPGRAAPRSPREEISASAACADERVEARASSAVVGSILAGVRAQVESHFGRLPCDFAAQRISRPSKAVPQRRDDEESALMSPPRGAPGLVCCLCSSRGANCALVAPSAPSGSSSCFVSFSSASSSSPTCVMSSLESPAYCAQCLGTESLAVPAHLSGVQGGGRIALWPLGVRGENAAASRDASSTPVTPAADGREAGASRNRPEVAAVSSHRPFVAAVFLEGCKRKRQPRDAIGGAREERRGACDCEADNGGVEGPEEDERRVAEPRRRGESEVWSLSVSGDRARGRWVRTVRRSPSTEATNARSLRGGASKRTEQDMFLSEPRNEESVVAQRAACPCMLEDEEKHRAAARTHPSWRLDLNFSAVLRKTRSTQQQLREASAAMAAGDLGADWAAAVVTAGREDGGGCLRAAEAHIVEIHIGAENETHAGGRSAQEDDAQWLGVLVKGAVDAVLTLRRWTAAAPASPEALRTAQQSRENDEFNDASHATRDCVNALADGGWCAYVLYVPSSVSASHATGSTWETSFRRAFAAALCDCIAQETATSNEELIYLPVPAVSEAEGGSDTPSPVCDARGQRTVAEKNLATKRAASPASPERQICGSVDASFPPQGSSCDSSSSGGGTIPLFFLPVHALEKREGGMPRAQVVIVRDGSHACARSAPSVPTGGAEL
- a CDS encoding FHA domain-containing protein (encoded by transcript BESB_066320), translating into MVLPAPHQASANQLLPMQPALRVECTTWHRDSHDLFDYETRHVNVKQFVVTRSARLFRLDADINCVLESAPIPSPPSLAQSLSSTATPPLASAEGGVAPAGAAAGSPGPQTQAGATGPAASPSNAQAPPGGAVPGAGGVANSPSAQPNTGTAEESQGNNTNPNAAAAAGSAVPGAAQGAGAPATPPPPLVSTDFLLSIKCVKDGKFVVVPADRSLCGSSTTALIPKKLWSIVREHNNNKHILQEGDVIKLGRFKLRVKQLVTKKQSDESVPSGAGDAREGSAPEEENAPELRLEDGEPPVSHAAPEEMQCRICLLEGNQEGDPLISPCECKGSIKFVHVQCLRHWINGRLNLNEQQQRSAFFFKQIHCELCKVPYPTAVKYERDDGEPPKRMQVVSVPRTEPPFIVLENMVGVQQKGVHVISMASKKDLKLGRGHESDVRIPDVSISRYHATIRFVDGHFQLEDHNSKFGTLVSLRKAFPIGDVDVALQVGRSVVKFSLDEAPVNAPAIADVSNEIQRQQPLPSESSFAPEQPSSSVASGSGSAGPAASGAHQGAPSHASLSARLPPPHNVLASLLSGDVRQHHGSAHASHGTSSNFPSSFGDFQLPPHLSSASPGVAAAAAALAAASAVANRGAPLGSRSSVGMGPLPPSGALGANAAPVASSAAAADAAVAAAAAAAAAARFEEAIAAAAAAAAAANQASGGVGGRGAHQGPSPQGAEGSVPAPGAEAPGANCQAVAAAAAAMAAALNGSAGNMSHVSSTGGMETLPDLLFWGFRTREELQQLQQHAQMSSAANNGGVFSRSLSTGAVGSSSTQQVPLHLALAAVLQQQQEAAAAAAAASRAYESFGGVSGNAYSGLASQGSTPAQVQLSGVMTSGSNPSTASALPGSSGDTGGASSGVLHSSTTPRLPPSSSQGPGAFFGAAASPSCAPTTGVPAVAAVPAASASSGGTGQNFSPIVITAAAAAAPLTPGYHAVSSQGVGGAAAPLGNAPLAGATSLGSFTVVQSPSTGTVCSLGAAANAQAAASLCMQQEGLAYPGVEDIASSNGSTTSAAATANRGAPESSAQTGSVWLSGSAGGASL